From the genome of Ardenticatenales bacterium:
AGGTTGCCGGAGATGCCCACCGCCGTGATAACGGAGTCGAGGGAGAAGACCACATCTATGATCATGATTTGCGCCACGACGCCCCAAAGGGAGACGGCTTGGCGGGCGGTGGTCGCCGGTTCTTCCAGCGATTCCAGTTTCTCGTGGATTTCGTAGGTGCTTTTGCCGATGAGGAAAGCGCCGCCCACGAGCAGGATCAGGTCGCGCCCGCTGAAGCCTTTGTCGGCAATTGCAAACAAATCCGCTGTCAGTCCCATCACCCAGGTTATGCTCAGCAGCAGCAAAATGCGCGTGACCACGGCCATGCCGATTCCTATTTGGCGGGCGCGTCCTTGCTCCGGTGCCGGCAATTTGCCGGCAATAATGGCAATGAAAATCACATTATCAATGCCCAAAACAATCTCCAGCGCCGTCAGCGTCAGCAGCGCCACCAGGTTTTGTGCGGTAAATAAATCGGACATGGTTTCCTCGGAAGATGGTTGATAGTTTTGATTGGTTCATGCTCCAAAAAAGAACCAATCTTAGGGAGAGTTGCCGGTCGTTTGCAAAACAAGGTCAGTACGGTAAACCGGGTTGGGGGTTGTGCCGCCGGACGGCTCAGCCGGGCAAATCACGCGGCTGCCAGAGCGCCAGCAGTTGGCCGATTGTCTCCTCGTTCACGTCCGCCCAATGGTCAATGGGCAGCGCCACATGCGCCACTGCCGCCGTGGGCATCTGCTCCCAGGCTTCCGTCAACTGTCCGACCAGTTCCGCAATGCCCGGATTATGCCCGACCATCATCACCCGCTGCACGGCGTCTGGAACCGCCGCCAGCAGCGCCAGATAATCCTCCGGGTCGCCGTGGTAGAGGGTACGGAACACCTGGATCTCCTTCTCGTAGCCGCAGGCCAGGGCCACGGCCTCCGCCGTCGCCAGCGCCCGCTCCGCCGAGGAGGAGATTATCAGGTCTGGAACCAGTTCTTGTTGGGCCAGCCATTGCCCCATGCGCGGGGCATTCACCTGGCCCCGTTTGTTTAGCGGGCGGTCGTAGTCGGATAGGTGGGCGTTGTCCCAACTGGATTTTGCGTGACGCATTAGAAGCAGGTTTTTCATGTGGCAGGACTCCAATGACGAGACGTCGCTTCGAGTGTCGCGGGCGTGAGGTCCGGGGCGGCCAG
Proteins encoded in this window:
- a CDS encoding TerC family protein, translating into MSDLFTAQNLVALLTLTALEIVLGIDNVIFIAIIAGKLPAPEQGRARQIGIGMAVVTRILLLLSITWVMGLTADLFAIADKGFSGRDLILLVGGAFLIGKSTYEIHEKLESLEEPATTARQAVSLWGVVAQIMIIDVVFSLDSVITAVGISGNLAVMIPAILIAAIIMMTFAGTVSHFVEAHPTMKILALSFLILIGTLLVIEGWSPELAHELHLKNYAYFAMAFSFAVELVNMRVRKASAPIKLRRSELPK
- a CDS encoding histidine phosphatase family protein — protein: MKNLLLMRHAKSSWDNAHLSDYDRPLNKRGQVNAPRMGQWLAQQELVPDLIISSSAERALATAEAVALACGYEKEIQVFRTLYHGDPEDYLALLAAVPDAVQRVMMVGHNPGIAELVGQLTEAWEQMPTAAVAHVALPIDHWADVNEETIGQLLALWQPRDLPG